In Bacteroidia bacterium, a genomic segment contains:
- the xth gene encoding exodeoxyribonuclease III gives MKIISYNLNGIRSAISKGLIQWLSEQNADIVCFQETKAWQQDIPVLELEALGYKSYWFSAAKKGYSGVGILTKIQPDHVQIGMGMPIYDQEGRFIRADYGDVSVVSVYHPSGSSGEERQNFKFQWMKDFQQYIDNLRKERPKLIISGDYNICHKPIDIHNPVGNAKSSGFLPEERAWLDQFITNGFVDSFRHLNPQPHQYTWWSFRMNARARNLGWRIDYHLLTENLKPLLKSAAIHADAKHSDHCPIEVELDF, from the coding sequence ATGAAAATAATATCCTATAACCTAAACGGAATTCGTTCCGCCATTTCTAAAGGTCTAATTCAATGGCTTTCTGAACAAAATGCAGATATTGTCTGCTTTCAGGAAACTAAAGCCTGGCAACAAGATATTCCGGTTTTGGAATTGGAAGCCCTTGGATATAAATCCTACTGGTTTTCTGCCGCAAAAAAAGGTTATAGCGGTGTTGGAATTCTAACTAAAATTCAACCCGATCATGTCCAAATTGGAATGGGCATGCCTATTTATGATCAGGAAGGCCGTTTTATCCGTGCCGATTATGGCGATGTTTCTGTTGTAAGTGTTTATCATCCCAGTGGCAGTAGCGGCGAAGAACGTCAAAACTTTAAGTTTCAATGGATGAAAGATTTTCAACAGTATATTGATAACCTTCGGAAAGAAAGACCCAAATTGATTATTAGCGGAGATTACAATATTTGCCATAAACCCATCGATATTCATAACCCGGTCGGAAATGCCAAGTCTTCCGGTTTTCTTCCGGAGGAGCGCGCCTGGCTAGACCAGTTTATTACCAATGGATTTGTGGATTCATTCAGACATTTGAATCCTCAGCCTCATCAATATACCTGGTGGAGCTTTCGAATGAATGCCAGAGCAAGAAATCTAGGCTGGCGAATTGACTACCATCTGCTTACCGAAAATTTAAAACCGCTATTAAAAAGTGCAGCTATTCATGCGGATGCCAAACATTCTGATCATTGTCCCATCGAAGTTGAACTTGATTTTTAG